Part of the Sodalinema gerasimenkoae IPPAS B-353 genome is shown below.
TGGGCTTAACTGTCGTACTTCCTGATGGCAGTATCACGCAACTTGGCGGCGAGATTCCTGAAATGCCGGGATATGACGTAACCGGGCTATTTGTGGGGTCAGAAGGAACTCTGGGAATCGCCACGGAAATCACCCTCAAACTCCTGAAAACTCCCGAATCCATTGCGGTGGTTCTGGCGGACTTTACCAGTATTGAAGCGGCGGGGGCTGCGGTGGGGGCGATTACTTCAGCGGGGATTGTCCCAGCGGGGATGGAGATGATGGATAACCTCAGTATTAACGCTGTGGAGGATGTGGTGGCCACCGGTTGTTATCCTCGGGATGCGGAGGCGATTCTCTTGGTGGAACTCGATGGCTTAGATGTGGAAGTGGCGGAGGTGACGCGGCGAGTGACGCAGGTTTGTCAGGAGAATGGGGCGCGGACGGTGACGGTGGCGGAGGATGCCGAGACTCGGGCGAAACTCTGGAAGGGACGCAAGGCGGCGTTTGCAGCGGCGGGCCATCTTAGTCCTGATTACTATGTCCAAGATGGGGTGATTCCTCGCACTCGTTTGGCGGAGGTGTTAGGGGAGATTGAGGCCCTGAGTCAACGGAGTGGTTATCGCATTGCCAATGTTTTTCACGCGGGGGATGGGAATTTGCATCCTTTGGTTCTCTATGACAATGGCGTTGAGGGACAGTTGGAGGAGGTTGAGGAAGTCGGCGGTGAGATTCTCAAACTCTGCGTGAAGGCGGGGGGATCGATTTCTGGGGAACATGGCATTGGGGCGGATAAACGCTGTTATATGCCGGAAATGTTTACGGATGCGGATCTCGATACGATGAAATGGGTACGAGATGCCTGGAATCCTAAAGGGTTAGCCAATCCCGGTAAGATTTTTCCGACCCCTCGGACTTGTGGTGAGGGGGCGGTTCATCCCAAGGCGAAGGCCTATCCGGGTGTACCGCAGTTTTAGTTGGCTCGTTGACTTCTGTTGTTGGGCGATCGCACCGGGGTGATGGCGGGCTACAATGCCTTTCGGGGAAATGCCTTTCGGGGAAATGCCTTTCGGGGAACTTCTGAGAGTGCAGCCGGTTCGTCTGACTACACCACTATCGGCGATCGCCAACTGTTTGTTTATATCTGACGCTTGTTTGAGACTATGAAACCTGATCGAACCGTTTTACTGAATCAACTCACCAGTTTGGAAGCCCAAATTGCTCAACTCGGGGCCATTCATGATGGCATGACCTGGGGGGAGGTGAAACGCTTCCTGCAATCCCAACCCGCCGTCATGGCAGGAGATACTAAAGCCCAGGCGATCGCCATCTTAGACCGCTTCGATGCCCTCGATCACCGGGAACAGCCAGGCTTCCAACCGTTAATTCAATTCAAACAGCAGGTTCGCTTATTCCGCAATCAGGTCAGTAATGCCCCGGCGAATCAACTTCCGGCGGATGTCAATGACTTGCTGAGTGGTAAACATCCCGTCGCCCAACTTCTCAAAGCTGTGGATGAAGGGGATAGCCTCAATGATGCCCAATGGGCCACCCTCCAGCCCAGCTTAGAAAAAATCTTTGGGCAAACCGTCGCGATCGCCGCCTCCCGAGGCAAACTCTATGTTAGCCAAGTTGCCCCAACTCCTCAACCGGTAGCGGCGCCCCCATCTAGCCTCTCAGAGACGACTCCCTTAGCCTCGCAAACCGTTCCCACCCCCAAAGCCGAACAAGTCCGTCCCCAAATTAGCGGCGGGGCGGATTTATTGATGTGGGGAGATGCTACGGAAACCACGACAGCCACAAAACCCGCTCAACCTCAGCCAACCCAACCGCAACCGGCATCAGGAGACGAACCCTTGATTGTCTTCGGGGCCAAAAGTCTCACTGGGGGGACGCAAACCGGTTCGATGCCCTTAACTATCTTGGTGCATATCCAAGGGTTGGGCGATCGCCAATTCGCCTCGAAAGAGTTTGCCGGAACTCGGGGCCAATCTCGCGGCTTGGAAGGGTTCCAACTCCGCCTCGCCAATGCCCTCCCCGGCGTAAAACTCGAATATATGGCTCATATCTCCGGTGTCGGGGATACCCCCTGGGTGAGCGAAGGACAATATCTCGGCAGTCGGGGGGAAAACCGGCAAGTGGAAGGCTTTGCCATTCGCTTGACGGGAGAGTCCGCCAGCC
Proteins encoded:
- the glcD gene encoding glycolate oxidase subunit GlcD, which encodes MFSTQTSPNWKRIAKDFEAIIGKNGVIRRKEELLTYECDGLASYRQKPALVVLPRTTEQVAEAVALCDRLNLPWVARGAGTGLSGGALPEPDSVLIVTALMRKILDIDYDNQRVVVQPGVINNWVTQAVSGAGFYYAPDPSSQIICSIGGNVAENSGGVHCLKYGVTTNHVLGLTVVLPDGSITQLGGEIPEMPGYDVTGLFVGSEGTLGIATEITLKLLKTPESIAVVLADFTSIEAAGAAVGAITSAGIVPAGMEMMDNLSINAVEDVVATGCYPRDAEAILLVELDGLDVEVAEVTRRVTQVCQENGARTVTVAEDAETRAKLWKGRKAAFAAAGHLSPDYYVQDGVIPRTRLAEVLGEIEALSQRSGYRIANVFHAGDGNLHPLVLYDNGVEGQLEEVEEVGGEILKLCVKAGGSISGEHGIGADKRCYMPEMFTDADLDTMKWVRDAWNPKGLANPGKIFPTPRTCGEGAVHPKAKAYPGVPQF
- a CDS encoding hydrogenase, giving the protein MKPDRTVLLNQLTSLEAQIAQLGAIHDGMTWGEVKRFLQSQPAVMAGDTKAQAIAILDRFDALDHREQPGFQPLIQFKQQVRLFRNQVSNAPANQLPADVNDLLSGKHPVAQLLKAVDEGDSLNDAQWATLQPSLEKIFGQTVAIAASRGKLYVSQVAPTPQPVAAPPSSLSETTPLASQTVPTPKAEQVRPQISGGADLLMWGDATETTTATKPAQPQPTQPQPASGDEPLIVFGAKSLTGGTQTGSMPLTILVHIQGLGDRQFASKEFAGTRGQSRGLEGFQLRLANALPGVKLEYMAHISGVGDTPWVSEGQYLGSRGENRQVEGFAIRLTGESASRYIVRYSGHIQNMGDTPVMGDGQYCGTRGKSLRVEGFRVWVESRN